The nucleotide window TGCTAAAAAAGTGGACACAGTAGACGATTATCACGGTACCCGGATCCCAGACCCTTACCGCTGGCTCGAAGATGATCACAGCGCAGAAACAAAAGCCTGGGTGGATGCAGAAAACAAAGTGACCCAGGATTATCTCGCTACCATCCCTTTCCGCGCAGAAATTAAAAAAAGACTGGAAGAACTATGGAACTATCCAAAGACCGGTGCTCCCGTAAAACACGGCCATTATTATTACTTCTTTAAAAATGATGGCCTGCAGAACCAGGCTGTGCTTTATCGTTCTGCTACACCCGGCGGTACTCCGGAAGTATTTATCGATCCTAACAAATTATCTGCCGCAGGCACTACCGCCCTGGGCAACCTCTCCTTCTCCAAAGACGGGAAATATGCGGCCTACCTGATCGCCAAAGCAGGCTCCGACTGGCAGGAAGCTTATGTGATGGACGTTGCCACCCGCCAACTGCTGTCCGACAAACTGGAATGGATCAAGTTCAGCGGACTTTCCTGGAGAGGCAATGGCTTTTACTACAGCCGCTATGATAAACCGGATGAACAAGGTAAACTCTCTAAAAAGAATGAGTTCCAGAAAGTATACTATCATAAAATAGGTGCTCCACAAGACCAGGATGAACTGGTATATGTGGATAAAGATCATCCGCTCCGTTCTGCCGGCGTGAGTGTAACTGAAGATGAACGTTTCCTTATCCTCTCCACCTCAGAAGGTACTTCCGGCAAAGAGCTGTGGTATCGTGATCTGCAGAACCCTGCACAGACTTCCTTTTCTCTGCTGGTTAAAGGATTTGAGCACGAACCTACTGTTATTGACAACGATGGCGGAAATCTGCTGGTGAGTACCAATCATCAGGCTCCCAACTATAAAATTGTACTGATCGATCCGGCTCATCCGGCGGAAGAAAACTGGAAAACAATTGTGCCTGAAAAGAAAGAGGCATTGCAAAACGTTGGTAATGCCGGTGGAAAATTATTTGTGTCTTACCTGAAGGATGCCTCCACCCGTGTATTTCAATACGACTACAAAGGCAAGCTGGAACAGGATATCAAGCTGCCCGGTATAGGTACTGCCACTGGTTTTGATGGGAAGAAGGAAGATCAGGAACTGTTTTATACCTATACTTCCTATGTAACACCTCCCACAATATATAAGTATGATATCAAACAGGGAA belongs to Chitinophaga sp. HK235 and includes:
- a CDS encoding prolyl oligopeptidase family protein, translated to MLKKTNKSWLILGMSLMTMEGIAQQMKPQYPIAKKVDTVDDYHGTRIPDPYRWLEDDHSAETKAWVDAENKVTQDYLATIPFRAEIKKRLEELWNYPKTGAPVKHGHYYYFFKNDGLQNQAVLYRSATPGGTPEVFIDPNKLSAAGTTALGNLSFSKDGKYAAYLIAKAGSDWQEAYVMDVATRQLLSDKLEWIKFSGLSWRGNGFYYSRYDKPDEQGKLSKKNEFQKVYYHKIGAPQDQDELVYVDKDHPLRSAGVSVTEDERFLILSTSEGTSGKELWYRDLQNPAQTSFSLLVKGFEHEPTVIDNDGGNLLVSTNHQAPNYKIVLIDPAHPAEENWKTIVPEKKEALQNVGNAGGKLFVSYLKDASTRVFQYDYKGKLEQDIKLPGIGTATGFDGKKEDQELFYTYTSYVTPPTIYKYDIKQGKSTLYNKAEVKFNPDDYETKQVFFTSKDGTKVPMFLSSKKGLKNNGNNPVLIYGYGGFNIPQTPGFSVSNLYFMEQGGTYAVVALRGGSEYGEAWHQAGMKEKKQNVFDDFIGAAEYLVKTKYTNPSKIAIRGGSNGGLLVGACMTQRPDLFKVALPAVGVMDMLRFQKFTIGWAWATEYGSSDHTEDFKYLIKYSPLHNLKAGVSYPATMVTTADHDDRVVPAHSFKFAATLQASHAGPNPVLIRVETQAGHGAGKPTSKLIDEATDIWAFTMYNLGMKK